From a single Rosa rugosa chromosome 7, drRosRugo1.1, whole genome shotgun sequence genomic region:
- the LOC133721575 gene encoding protein GL2-INTERACTING REPRESSOR 1-like: MSRRSGGGPKLDLKLNLSPPRANPTAESPGRSSTVSPTSPPSSCVSSELTQDDNNNMRYSNSPEVTSMVLVGCPRCLMYVMLSEDDPKCPKCKSTVLLDFLHENSNTMTTRKS; the protein is encoded by the coding sequence ATGAGTCGCAGAAGCGGAGGCGGTCCGAAGCTTGATCTGAAGCTTAACCTTTCCCCACCGAGGGCAAACCCTACGGCTGAGTCTCCCGGACGATCATCCACCGTGTCCCCCACGTCCCCGCCGAGTTCATGCGTGTCGTCGGAGCTGACTCAGGACGACAACAACAACATGAGGTACTCCAACAGCCCCGAGGTCACTTCCATGGTGCTCGTGGGTTGCCCCAGGTGTCTCATGTACGTCATGCTATCCGAGGACGACCCGAAATGCCCCAAATGCAAGAGCACTGTTCTGCTGGACTTCCTCCATGAGAACAGCAACACCATGACGACAAGGAAGAGCTAA
- the LOC133721173 gene encoding uncharacterized protein LOC133721173 isoform X2, with translation MSLFIGNLSARTRGDNLQRVFRKFGQCMLNLKDRYGFVVYDFPQDAENALRALQGRNVCGEPLILTWSKKQPIPFQGHQRVVRSYALHGRHSARRRGFASRRMSSNDWRDYRSDINQPDTDGEKLGSVYMLNGGRGDPNKYANDDGREHHDLTEGLPVDGVAKLVDTANQIDNEVEFDRYEPSQSHEGEDEHENCQMAYSGCGSVPQRPQENARTVKISDTTLNRFNDLKSQNGCFSCGDLGHKIRDCPRKYSSGRKPKRFDHRQHDAIGKISSGEAELERFGSISLEKLRLNKDSASGHRKSMRASDSGKSKATDRTQMKDRGGKKRSRWEGESPKRHSPKKARSVLSPPHSDYPASKSCAASQSSESVSRCSSSRAGSQSVFMRAQSLSSDSRSSSKLIRSKSRSRSSSFTSSSESLSRSSYKAHVDLKCPVYKTKTPKSKEILLEKRQPIGGDAQRVQNPGSDAAGCSSAQGSKEKVDPENSGGLVVGEAHLKEPASEMHVNYCNGNSTCISSEEMCMVLKHHGMELPEESERHLPIEEYLGSARLWPWEIIYYRRLKKGLVSVENYARRVSQNQEFGIIDKYVRSSSGWGEIDEENP, from the coding sequence AGATAATCTTCAGCGTGTCTTTAGGAAGTTTGGACAATGTATGTTAAATCTGAAAGATCGCTATGGGTTTGTAGTATATGATTTCCCGCAAGATGCTGAGAATGCTTTAAGAGCACTACAGGGTAGGAATGTCTGTGGGGAGCCTTTAATACTAACATGGTCAAAAAAGCAGCCTATACCTTTCCAGGGACATCAAAGAGTTGTTAGATCCTACGCGTTACATGGGAGGCATTCTGCCAGGAGGAGAGGTTTTGCTAGTAGAAGAATGAGTTCAAATGACTGGAGAGATTACAGATCGGATATAAATCAACCAGATACTGATGGTGAAAAGCTTGGTTCTGTGTATATGCTCAATGGAGGCAGAGGTGACCCTAACAAGTATGCTAATGATGATGGTAGAGAACATCATGATTTGACGGAAGGTCTGCCGGTTGATGGTGTTGCCAAACTGGTGGACACTGCCAATCAGATTGATAATGAGGTGGAATTTGACAGATATGAACCTTCCCAAAGTCATGAAGGGGAAGATGAACATGAAAACTGTCAGATGGCATATTCTGGTTGTGGTTCTGTTCCACAAAGACCTCAAGAGAATGCAAGGACAGTGAAGATCAGTGACACTACTTTGAACCGTTTTAATGATTTAAAGTCGCAGAATGGTTGCTTCAGCTGTGGGGATTTGGGACACAAGATCCGTGACTGTCCCAGAAAATACTCATCCGGAAGAAAGCCTAAAAGGTTTGACCATAGGCAGCATGATGCCATTGGTAAAATTAGTAGTGGTGAAGCTGAACTAGAAAGGTTTGGATCCATCTCATTGGAGAAGCTGCGGTTGAATAAGGATAGTGCTTCTGGGCACAGGAAGAGTATGAGGGCAAGTGATTCAGGAAAGAGTAAGGCAACTGACAGGACCCAAATGAAGGATCGTGGAGGAAAGAAGAGAAGTAGATGGGAAGGCGAATCTCCAAAAAGGCATAGTCCTAAGAAAGCAaggtcagttttatcaccaccTCATTCTGATTACCCTGCATCCAAGTCTTGTGCAGCTTCTCAATCATCAGAGTCTGTGTCAAGGTGTAGTAGTTCCAGAGCTGGGTCACAATCAGTATTTATGAGGGCACAGTCCTTGTCATCTGACTCAAGATCCAGCTCAAAATTGATAAGGTCCAAGTCTAGGTCAAGGTCAAGCTCCTTTACTTCATCGTCTGAATCACTAAGCCGATCATCATATAAGGCACATGTAGATCTTAAATGCCCTGTGTATAAAACTAAAACTCCCAAATCCAAGGAGATTCTGCTTGAGAAGAGACAGCCAATAGGAGGTGATGCCCAGAGGGTTCAAAATCCAGGTTCTGATGCTGCTGGGTGTTCGTCTGCACAGGGTTCAAAAGAGAAGGTTGATCCAGAAAATTCTGGTGGACTGGTTGTGGGGGAAGCTCATTTGAAGGAGCCAGCTTCAGAAATGCACGTCAATTATTGCAATggcaattcaacatgcatatccTCAGAGGAAATGTGCATGGTTTTGAAGCACCATGGCATGGAACTTCCGGAAGAAAGTGAAAGGCATTTACCGATAGAGGAGTATCTTGGTTCTGCTCGCCTTTGGCCATGGGAGATCATCTATTACAGGAGGCTGAAAAAAGGCCTCGTTTCGGTTGAGAACTATGCCAGGCGAGTTTCTCAGAACCAAGAGTTTGGCATCATTGATAAGTACGTCCGAAGTAGTAGTGGATGGGGAGAAATAGATGAGGAAAACCCTTGA
- the LOC133721173 gene encoding uncharacterized protein LOC133721173 isoform X1: MVCVLQGRGRGVQMSLFIGNLSARTRGDNLQRVFRKFGQCMLNLKDRYGFVVYDFPQDAENALRALQGRNVCGEPLILTWSKKQPIPFQGHQRVVRSYALHGRHSARRRGFASRRMSSNDWRDYRSDINQPDTDGEKLGSVYMLNGGRGDPNKYANDDGREHHDLTEGLPVDGVAKLVDTANQIDNEVEFDRYEPSQSHEGEDEHENCQMAYSGCGSVPQRPQENARTVKISDTTLNRFNDLKSQNGCFSCGDLGHKIRDCPRKYSSGRKPKRFDHRQHDAIGKISSGEAELERFGSISLEKLRLNKDSASGHRKSMRASDSGKSKATDRTQMKDRGGKKRSRWEGESPKRHSPKKARSVLSPPHSDYPASKSCAASQSSESVSRCSSSRAGSQSVFMRAQSLSSDSRSSSKLIRSKSRSRSSSFTSSSESLSRSSYKAHVDLKCPVYKTKTPKSKEILLEKRQPIGGDAQRVQNPGSDAAGCSSAQGSKEKVDPENSGGLVVGEAHLKEPASEMHVNYCNGNSTCISSEEMCMVLKHHGMELPEESERHLPIEEYLGSARLWPWEIIYYRRLKKGLVSVENYARRVSQNQEFGIIDKYVRSSSGWGEIDEENP, encoded by the coding sequence AGATAATCTTCAGCGTGTCTTTAGGAAGTTTGGACAATGTATGTTAAATCTGAAAGATCGCTATGGGTTTGTAGTATATGATTTCCCGCAAGATGCTGAGAATGCTTTAAGAGCACTACAGGGTAGGAATGTCTGTGGGGAGCCTTTAATACTAACATGGTCAAAAAAGCAGCCTATACCTTTCCAGGGACATCAAAGAGTTGTTAGATCCTACGCGTTACATGGGAGGCATTCTGCCAGGAGGAGAGGTTTTGCTAGTAGAAGAATGAGTTCAAATGACTGGAGAGATTACAGATCGGATATAAATCAACCAGATACTGATGGTGAAAAGCTTGGTTCTGTGTATATGCTCAATGGAGGCAGAGGTGACCCTAACAAGTATGCTAATGATGATGGTAGAGAACATCATGATTTGACGGAAGGTCTGCCGGTTGATGGTGTTGCCAAACTGGTGGACACTGCCAATCAGATTGATAATGAGGTGGAATTTGACAGATATGAACCTTCCCAAAGTCATGAAGGGGAAGATGAACATGAAAACTGTCAGATGGCATATTCTGGTTGTGGTTCTGTTCCACAAAGACCTCAAGAGAATGCAAGGACAGTGAAGATCAGTGACACTACTTTGAACCGTTTTAATGATTTAAAGTCGCAGAATGGTTGCTTCAGCTGTGGGGATTTGGGACACAAGATCCGTGACTGTCCCAGAAAATACTCATCCGGAAGAAAGCCTAAAAGGTTTGACCATAGGCAGCATGATGCCATTGGTAAAATTAGTAGTGGTGAAGCTGAACTAGAAAGGTTTGGATCCATCTCATTGGAGAAGCTGCGGTTGAATAAGGATAGTGCTTCTGGGCACAGGAAGAGTATGAGGGCAAGTGATTCAGGAAAGAGTAAGGCAACTGACAGGACCCAAATGAAGGATCGTGGAGGAAAGAAGAGAAGTAGATGGGAAGGCGAATCTCCAAAAAGGCATAGTCCTAAGAAAGCAaggtcagttttatcaccaccTCATTCTGATTACCCTGCATCCAAGTCTTGTGCAGCTTCTCAATCATCAGAGTCTGTGTCAAGGTGTAGTAGTTCCAGAGCTGGGTCACAATCAGTATTTATGAGGGCACAGTCCTTGTCATCTGACTCAAGATCCAGCTCAAAATTGATAAGGTCCAAGTCTAGGTCAAGGTCAAGCTCCTTTACTTCATCGTCTGAATCACTAAGCCGATCATCATATAAGGCACATGTAGATCTTAAATGCCCTGTGTATAAAACTAAAACTCCCAAATCCAAGGAGATTCTGCTTGAGAAGAGACAGCCAATAGGAGGTGATGCCCAGAGGGTTCAAAATCCAGGTTCTGATGCTGCTGGGTGTTCGTCTGCACAGGGTTCAAAAGAGAAGGTTGATCCAGAAAATTCTGGTGGACTGGTTGTGGGGGAAGCTCATTTGAAGGAGCCAGCTTCAGAAATGCACGTCAATTATTGCAATggcaattcaacatgcatatccTCAGAGGAAATGTGCATGGTTTTGAAGCACCATGGCATGGAACTTCCGGAAGAAAGTGAAAGGCATTTACCGATAGAGGAGTATCTTGGTTCTGCTCGCCTTTGGCCATGGGAGATCATCTATTACAGGAGGCTGAAAAAAGGCCTCGTTTCGGTTGAGAACTATGCCAGGCGAGTTTCTCAGAACCAAGAGTTTGGCATCATTGATAAGTACGTCCGAAGTAGTAGTGGATGGGGAGAAATAGATGAGGAAAACCCTTGA